In the genome of Dunckerocampus dactyliophorus isolate RoL2022-P2 chromosome 6, RoL_Ddac_1.1, whole genome shotgun sequence, one region contains:
- the kitb gene encoding KIT proto-oncogene, receptor tyrosine kinase b isoform X2 codes for MKHFSMKCLWIIFASHLVLLPLTVWCKPIISPSGPHIVVPKRGKLELYCHDNATMPGVPSRLRWQREKARRLEGEVEEGGVAVVKVPAVQAYHMGRYACVNNSTRERSSIYVYVKDPVNAFQRTMVNVILVRAGENCTIPCLVTDPEVTLLALQTCDRQPLPSAMNYWTHREQGVIISNARKEFEGCYVCVGQRGGDNVTSSQYTVDVRQVPEVLPIITLSQKDKVILRKGEKFEVTCSSSNVNPDFNVKWDYPSTAHPDESHTSHILSGSHGYQRASRLVIPSVYRSDSGTYRCSAHNERGSSSTGLQLNVCDKGFITMFGHPSPIRADVQEGESLSLRVEFDAYPAPSSLFWSYNDKRLLNTTEHVITIHKHKYRFTSELRLVRVLGSEGGIYKFLASHEDASLEHFFQVYVNSKPVIIAQEGPVDGQVKCVAAGHPVPKISWYLCDLPHIRCSQLPNATQWETVEVTMVTESTFSRSEVESRLNISKVHTNYHTLECVASTEGEEAFTLFSISERLVPHKLFTPLLTGIVATGAFLCLFLVVLLYKYMQKPKFQIQWKVIESIHGNNYIYFDPTQLPYDSKWEFSRQKLRFGKTLGSGAFGKVVRATAYGLCSVDTVTTVAVKMLKPNAHATEKEALMSELKVLSYLGNHMNIVNLLGACTVGGPILVITEYCCYGDLLNFLRRKREAFLNSQIGDSYYRNVSKHAQPTREVTGTGYMPMRPSEKERSSQSDDVDELSLDAEDLLSFSYQVAKGMEYITSKNCIHRDLAARNVLLTHGRVAKICDFGLARDITTDSSYVLRGNARLPIKWMSPESIFDCVYTFESDVWSYGILLWEIFSLGNSPYPGMQVGSAFYRLIQEGHRMSKPEFAPTEMYDMMLSCWNQDPLKRPSFRKLVERTELLLSENTRNVYLTLNNASGPSEQQRAPSRRLSSVCSTTAPTQPLLQSTAEVFLDYV; via the exons ATGAAACACTTCAGCATGAAATGCTTGtggattatttttgcatcacatTTGGTTCTCCTGCCACTGACAG TGTGGTGCAAACCCATCATCTCCCCCAGTGGGCCCCACATTGTTGTCCCCAAGAGGGGGAAGCTGGAGCTCTATTGCCATGACAATGCAACCATGCCTGGCGTGCCATCCAGGTTGAGGTGGCAGAGGGAGAAAGCTCGCCGACTGGAGGGTGAGGTGGAGGAGGGCGGCGTGGCTGTTGTCAAGGTGCCTGCAGTGCAAGCCTACCACATGGGCCGCTACGCGTGCGTCAACAACAGCACACGAGAACGTAGCTCCATCTACGTATACGTGAAAG ATCCTGTTAATGCCTTCCAGCGCACCATGGTCAACGTCATCCTGGTGCGGGCTGGGGAGAACTGCACCATTCCCTGCCTCGTGACTGACCCGGAAGTCACCCTGTTGGCTTTGCAGACCTGTGACAGGCAGCCTTTGCCCTCCGCCATGAATTACTGGACCCACCGCGAGCAAGGCGTTATCATTAGCAATGCAAGGAAGGAGTTTGAGGGGTGCTACGTGTGTGTGGGCCAGAGAGGTGGCGATAATGTGACATCCAGCCAGTATACTGTGGACGTACGGCAAG TTCCAGAGGTGCTTCCGATCATCACATTGTCTCAGAAGGACAAGGTTATCTTGCGGAAGGGAGAGAAGTTTGAAGTTACTTGCAGCTCCTCCAATGTCAACCCAGACTTTAATGTCAAGTGGGACTACCCTTCAACAGCG CATCCAGATGAATCCCACACCTCACACATCCTGTCAGGGTCTCATGGTTATCAACGGGCCTCCCGGCTCGTGATTCCATCTGTGTACCGATCAGACTCGGGAACCTACCGCTGCTCAGCCCACAACGAGAGAGGCAGCAGCTCCACAGGACTACAGCTGAATGTCTGTG ATAAAGGGTTCATTACCATGTTTGGCCACCCAAGTCCCATCCGGGCCGATGTACAAGAGGGGGAGAGCCTGAGTCTCAGAGTGGAGTTTGATGCCTATCCGGCACCCAGCTCCCTGTTCTGGTCTTACAACGACAAACGACTCCTCAACACCACAGAGCACGTCATCACAAtccacaaacacaaatacag GTTCACCAGTGAGCTGAGACTTGTGAGAGTTCTTGGCTCAGAAGGTGGGATCTATAAATTCTTAGCCAGTCACGAAGACGCATCCttagaacatttttttcaagtataTGTCAATA GCAAGCCAGTCATCATTGCCCAGGAAGGGCCAGTCGATGGTCAGGTGAAGTGCGTGGCTGCTGGTCATCCAGTTCCTAAAATCAGCTGGTACCTGTGTGATCTTCCTCACATAAG GTGCTCACAACTGCCCAATGCCACCCAATGGGAAACCGTAGAAGTCACCATGGTGACAGAGTCCACCTTTAGTAGGAGTGAGGTGGAGAGCCGGCTGAACATCAGCAAAGTGCACACCAACTACCATACGTTGGAGTGTGTGGCCTCTACGGAGGGAGAAGAAGCCTTCACGCTCTTCTCCATCAGCG AGCGACTCGTCCCCCATAAACTGTTCACCCCGCTTCTAACTGGCATAGTGGCCACCGGCGCTTTCCTCTGCCTCTTCCTGGTGGTGCTGCTCTATAAATACATGCAG AAACCAAAATTTCAAATCCAATGGAAGGTCATCGAGAGTATCCATGGCAACAACTACATTTACTTTGACCCCACCCAGCTTCCGTATGACTCCAAATGGGAGTTTTCTCGACAGAAGCTACGCTTTG GAAAAACTCTTGGTTCTGGGGCTTTTGGCAAGGTGGTAAGAGCCACAGCGTACGGCCTGTGCTCGGTGGACACGGTTACAACTGTTGCTGTCAAGATGCTCAAAC CCAATGCTCACGCCACAGAGAAGGAGGCGCTGATGTCAGAGCTGAAGGTGCTTAGTTATCTTGGCAACCACATGAACATCGTGAACCTGCTGGGAGCCTGCACCGTAGGAG GTCCAATTTTAGTTATTACTGAATACTGTTGCTATGGCGACCTCCTCAACTTCCTGCGCAGAAAAAGAGAGGCCTTCCTAAATTCCCAAATTGGTGACAGCTACTATCGCAATGTCTCCAAGCACGCACAGCCAACAAG agAGGTGACTGGTACAGGATATATGCCAATGCGTCCATCTGAGAAAGAAAGATCCTCCCAGTCAG ATGATGTAGATGAGCTTTCTCTGGATGCTGAAGATCTCCTCAGCTTCTCCTACCAGGTGGCCAAAGGGATGGAGTACATCACTTCTAAAAAC TGCATCCACAGGGACCTCGCAGCCAGGAATGTTCTACTGACTCACGGCAGGGTGGCCAAGATCTGTGACTTTGGCTTGGCACGGGACATCACCACCGATTCTAGCTATGTGCTCCGAGGCAAC GCACGTCTTCCAATCAAGTGGATGTCTCCTGAGAGCATCTTCGATTGCGTCTACACATTTGAGAGTGACGTCTGGTCGTACGGCATCCTGCTATGGGAAATCTTTTCTTTGG GTAACAGTCCCTATCCCGGGATGCAGGTGGGCTCAGCATTTTACCGACTGATTCAAGAGGGCCACCGGATGAGCAAGCCTGAGTTTGCTCCCACTGAGAT GTATGACATGATGCTCTCATGCTGGAATCAGGACCCCTTGAAAAGACCCTCTTTTAGAAAACTGGTGGAGAGAACTGAACTCCTTCTGTCAGAAAATACCAGGAAT
- the kitb gene encoding KIT proto-oncogene, receptor tyrosine kinase b isoform X1 gives MKHFSMKCLWIIFASHLVLLPLTVWCKPIISPSGPHIVVPKRGKLELYCHDNATMPGVPSRLRWQREKARRLEGEVEEGGVAVVKVPAVQAYHMGRYACVNNSTRERSSIYVYVKDPVNAFQRTMVNVILVRAGENCTIPCLVTDPEVTLLALQTCDRQPLPSAMNYWTHREQGVIISNARKEFEGCYVCVGQRGGDNVTSSQYTVDVRQVPEVLPIITLSQKDKVILRKGEKFEVTCSSSNVNPDFNVKWDYPSTAHPDESHTSHILSGSHGYQRASRLVIPSVYRSDSGTYRCSAHNERGSSSTGLQLNVCDKGFITMFGHPSPIRADVQEGESLSLRVEFDAYPAPSSLFWSYNDKRLLNTTEHVITIHKHKYRFTSELRLVRVLGSEGGIYKFLASHEDASLEHFFQVYVNSKPVIIAQEGPVDGQVKCVAAGHPVPKISWYLCDLPHIRCSQLPNATQWETVEVTMVTESTFSRSEVESRLNISKVHTNYHTLECVASTEGEEAFTLFSISERLVPHKLFTPLLTGIVATGAFLCLFLVVLLYKYMQKPKFQIQWKVIESIHGNNYIYFDPTQLPYDSKWEFSRQKLRFGKTLGSGAFGKVVRATAYGLCSVDTVTTVAVKMLKPNAHATEKEALMSELKVLSYLGNHMNIVNLLGACTVGGPILVITEYCCYGDLLNFLRRKREAFLNSQIGDSYYRNVSKHAQPTSREVTGTGYMPMRPSEKERSSQSDDVDELSLDAEDLLSFSYQVAKGMEYITSKNCIHRDLAARNVLLTHGRVAKICDFGLARDITTDSSYVLRGNARLPIKWMSPESIFDCVYTFESDVWSYGILLWEIFSLGNSPYPGMQVGSAFYRLIQEGHRMSKPEFAPTEMYDMMLSCWNQDPLKRPSFRKLVERTELLLSENTRNVYLTLNNASGPSEQQRAPSRRLSSVCSTTAPTQPLLQSTAEVFLDYV, from the exons ATGAAACACTTCAGCATGAAATGCTTGtggattatttttgcatcacatTTGGTTCTCCTGCCACTGACAG TGTGGTGCAAACCCATCATCTCCCCCAGTGGGCCCCACATTGTTGTCCCCAAGAGGGGGAAGCTGGAGCTCTATTGCCATGACAATGCAACCATGCCTGGCGTGCCATCCAGGTTGAGGTGGCAGAGGGAGAAAGCTCGCCGACTGGAGGGTGAGGTGGAGGAGGGCGGCGTGGCTGTTGTCAAGGTGCCTGCAGTGCAAGCCTACCACATGGGCCGCTACGCGTGCGTCAACAACAGCACACGAGAACGTAGCTCCATCTACGTATACGTGAAAG ATCCTGTTAATGCCTTCCAGCGCACCATGGTCAACGTCATCCTGGTGCGGGCTGGGGAGAACTGCACCATTCCCTGCCTCGTGACTGACCCGGAAGTCACCCTGTTGGCTTTGCAGACCTGTGACAGGCAGCCTTTGCCCTCCGCCATGAATTACTGGACCCACCGCGAGCAAGGCGTTATCATTAGCAATGCAAGGAAGGAGTTTGAGGGGTGCTACGTGTGTGTGGGCCAGAGAGGTGGCGATAATGTGACATCCAGCCAGTATACTGTGGACGTACGGCAAG TTCCAGAGGTGCTTCCGATCATCACATTGTCTCAGAAGGACAAGGTTATCTTGCGGAAGGGAGAGAAGTTTGAAGTTACTTGCAGCTCCTCCAATGTCAACCCAGACTTTAATGTCAAGTGGGACTACCCTTCAACAGCG CATCCAGATGAATCCCACACCTCACACATCCTGTCAGGGTCTCATGGTTATCAACGGGCCTCCCGGCTCGTGATTCCATCTGTGTACCGATCAGACTCGGGAACCTACCGCTGCTCAGCCCACAACGAGAGAGGCAGCAGCTCCACAGGACTACAGCTGAATGTCTGTG ATAAAGGGTTCATTACCATGTTTGGCCACCCAAGTCCCATCCGGGCCGATGTACAAGAGGGGGAGAGCCTGAGTCTCAGAGTGGAGTTTGATGCCTATCCGGCACCCAGCTCCCTGTTCTGGTCTTACAACGACAAACGACTCCTCAACACCACAGAGCACGTCATCACAAtccacaaacacaaatacag GTTCACCAGTGAGCTGAGACTTGTGAGAGTTCTTGGCTCAGAAGGTGGGATCTATAAATTCTTAGCCAGTCACGAAGACGCATCCttagaacatttttttcaagtataTGTCAATA GCAAGCCAGTCATCATTGCCCAGGAAGGGCCAGTCGATGGTCAGGTGAAGTGCGTGGCTGCTGGTCATCCAGTTCCTAAAATCAGCTGGTACCTGTGTGATCTTCCTCACATAAG GTGCTCACAACTGCCCAATGCCACCCAATGGGAAACCGTAGAAGTCACCATGGTGACAGAGTCCACCTTTAGTAGGAGTGAGGTGGAGAGCCGGCTGAACATCAGCAAAGTGCACACCAACTACCATACGTTGGAGTGTGTGGCCTCTACGGAGGGAGAAGAAGCCTTCACGCTCTTCTCCATCAGCG AGCGACTCGTCCCCCATAAACTGTTCACCCCGCTTCTAACTGGCATAGTGGCCACCGGCGCTTTCCTCTGCCTCTTCCTGGTGGTGCTGCTCTATAAATACATGCAG AAACCAAAATTTCAAATCCAATGGAAGGTCATCGAGAGTATCCATGGCAACAACTACATTTACTTTGACCCCACCCAGCTTCCGTATGACTCCAAATGGGAGTTTTCTCGACAGAAGCTACGCTTTG GAAAAACTCTTGGTTCTGGGGCTTTTGGCAAGGTGGTAAGAGCCACAGCGTACGGCCTGTGCTCGGTGGACACGGTTACAACTGTTGCTGTCAAGATGCTCAAAC CCAATGCTCACGCCACAGAGAAGGAGGCGCTGATGTCAGAGCTGAAGGTGCTTAGTTATCTTGGCAACCACATGAACATCGTGAACCTGCTGGGAGCCTGCACCGTAGGAG GTCCAATTTTAGTTATTACTGAATACTGTTGCTATGGCGACCTCCTCAACTTCCTGCGCAGAAAAAGAGAGGCCTTCCTAAATTCCCAAATTGGTGACAGCTACTATCGCAATGTCTCCAAGCACGCACAGCCAACAAG cagagAGGTGACTGGTACAGGATATATGCCAATGCGTCCATCTGAGAAAGAAAGATCCTCCCAGTCAG ATGATGTAGATGAGCTTTCTCTGGATGCTGAAGATCTCCTCAGCTTCTCCTACCAGGTGGCCAAAGGGATGGAGTACATCACTTCTAAAAAC TGCATCCACAGGGACCTCGCAGCCAGGAATGTTCTACTGACTCACGGCAGGGTGGCCAAGATCTGTGACTTTGGCTTGGCACGGGACATCACCACCGATTCTAGCTATGTGCTCCGAGGCAAC GCACGTCTTCCAATCAAGTGGATGTCTCCTGAGAGCATCTTCGATTGCGTCTACACATTTGAGAGTGACGTCTGGTCGTACGGCATCCTGCTATGGGAAATCTTTTCTTTGG GTAACAGTCCCTATCCCGGGATGCAGGTGGGCTCAGCATTTTACCGACTGATTCAAGAGGGCCACCGGATGAGCAAGCCTGAGTTTGCTCCCACTGAGAT GTATGACATGATGCTCTCATGCTGGAATCAGGACCCCTTGAAAAGACCCTCTTTTAGAAAACTGGTGGAGAGAACTGAACTCCTTCTGTCAGAAAATACCAGGAAT